The following proteins come from a genomic window of Nymphalis io chromosome 6, ilAglIoxx1.1, whole genome shotgun sequence:
- the LOC126769296 gene encoding uncharacterized protein LOC126769296 isoform X2, translated as MAQYQFLYLMVVAALGTAPCQSQNSFQDTITQDVTPPSLLKEVEDNSRYKTLEANATLLKLLVDDKDGVSRSEVFDMLHSKEDTPEHLALPTFPEDAEEGRVDVPVVPDSQAEFLQEEPVPKDSHRRYAGTRGEPVGTAAGIMVAVTCSIVVLAYSALIVWRRIYLKKNGLKHELLRNEEIMAETRIEL; from the exons ATGGCCCAGTACCAGTTCTTGTATTTGATGGTTGTGGCTGCTTTAG GAACAGCACCATGCCAGAGTCAAAACTCATTTCAAGACACAATAACACAAGATGTAACACCACCTAGCTTATTGAAAGAGGTAGAAGACAACAGCCGATACAAGACTTTGGAGGCAAATGCAACGCTTTTAAAACTTCTAGTTGACGACAAAGATGGAGTGAGCAG ATCCGAAGTATTTGATATGCTGCACTCAAAAGAAGATACACCCGAGCATCTCGCTTTACCAACATTCCCAGAAGATGCTGAAGAAGGTAGAGTCGACGTGCCGGTTGTACCTGACTCACAAGCTGAGTTCCTTCAAG AAGAACCAGTGCCCAAGGATTCTCATAGACGGTATGCGGGAACACGCGGCGAGCCCGTCGGCACCGCGGCAGGGATTATGGTTGCGGTTACCTGCAGCATCGTCGTGCTCGCTTACTCTGCTCTTATTGTATGGAGACGGATATACTT gAAGAAAAATGGATTAAAGCACGAACTTCTACGGAATGAGGAAATTATGGCTGAAACAAGAATTGag TTATGA
- the LOC126769300 gene encoding CDGSH iron-sulfur domain-containing protein 2 homolog — translation MYIVSNIVKVTIPNYLASLPIPDSVGGWFRLGVRDWLALIPPTLAIGGISYYSYQTIKKANEAGNGQVNPSIRKDINKVVDFIDIEDITEKTSLCRCWRSKNWPYCDGAHGAHNKATGDNTGPVVVRHKENK, via the exons atGTATATCGTGTCGAATATAGTAAAAGTTACTATTCCTAACTATTTGGCAAGTTTACCGATCCCCGATTCCGTTGGAGGTTGGTTTCGACTTGGTG TGCGTGATTGGCTAGCATTAATTCCCCCAACTCTTGCTATTGGTGGTATTTCTTATTACTCTTATCAAACTATTAAAAAGGCAAATGAAGCTGGCAATGGGCAAGTGAACCCAAGCATCAGAAAGgatataaataaagttgtagATTTCATTGATATAGAGGATATTACAGAGAAGACTTCTTTGTGTAGATGTTGGAGAAGCAAGAAT TGGCCGTACTGTGATGGAGCTCATGGTGCTCATAACAAAGCTACTGGTGATAACACAGGACCAGTGGTTGTAAGACATAAGGAAAATAAGTAA
- the LOC126769282 gene encoding STAM-binding protein-like A, which produces MQSTEKRSKSVDLAAMEPATRVKQLANYGAMVEVDPNVPPRRYYRSGLEMVRMANVYLAEGSLENAYILYMKFMTLFLEKIRKHPEYNAVPIEVKSVNQSMLKEVMPKAEKLKQKLLEQFKKEHLYYIENEAKRRIAEEARRKQEQDDAKLAQRLQADENRQDGHPTSPHLLNAEEWAVTPSAPPVDGVLYPDDFASEPPRATLIPPPRTQQPGTPLLGAVRLRAVRVPAALLARFLALAAANTARNVELCGILAGILERDQLKITHVVVPKQTGTADSCSTNNEEEIFHYQDQHNLITLGWIHTHPTQTAFLSSVDLHTQCSYQLMMPEAIAIVCAPKYNETGYFALTPEYGMQYIANCRQSGFHPHPNDPPLFYTVSHISIDNTAPVEMVDLRR; this is translated from the exons ATGCAGTCAACTGAAAAACGCAGTAAATCAGTGGACCTAGCTGCTATGGAACCGGCAACTAGAGTCAAGCAACTGGCTAATTACGGAGCTATGGTCGAAGTTGATCCAAATGTCCCGCCAAGGAG gtATTATCGGTCAGGCTTAGAGATGGTGAGAATGGCGAACGTGTATTTAGCAGAAGGTAGCCTTGAGAATGCCTACatattgtatatgaaatttatgacattatttttggagaaaataagaaaacatcCGGAATATAATGCAGTACCAATTGAAGTAAAGTCAGTAAACCAATCTATGTTAAAAGAGGTGATGCCAAAGGCTGAAAAACTTAAACAGAAACTGTTAGAACAATTCAAAAAGGAACACttgtattatatagaaaatgag GCAAAAAGACGAATAGCAGAAGAGGCTAGAAGAAAACAGGAACAGGATGATGCAAAGTTGGCGCAGCGCCTTCAGGCTGATGAGAATAGACAAGATGGACATCCAACTTCACCTCATTTACTAAATGCA GAAGAATGGGCAGTCACTCCATCTGCCCCGCCAGTGGATGGAGTGCTATATCCTGATGACTTTGCTTCTGAGCCTCCTCGTGCAACACTCATACCACCTCCCAGGACACAGca GCCGGGCACGCCGCTGCTGGGCGCGGTGCGGCTGCGCGCGGTGCGCGTGCCGGCCGCGCTGCTGGCGCGTTTCCTGGCGCTCGCCGCCGCCAACACGGCGCGCAACGTGGAGCTGTGCGGCATCCTTGCCGGTATACTG GAACGCGACCAGCTAAAGATAACTCACGTGGTCGTACCGAAGCAAACGGGCACAGCGGACTCGTGCAGCACCAACAATGAGGAGGAGATCTTCCACTACCAGGATCAACACAACCTCATCACACTCGGTTGGATACAT aCGCATCCCACCCAAACTGCATTCCTGTCATCAGTAGACCTTCACACGCAGTGCTCTTATCAGCTGATGATGCCTGAAGCAATAGCCATTGTCTGCGCGCCCAAATATAATGA AACTGGTTACTTCGCGCTCACGCCGGAGTACGGCATGCAATATATTGCCAACTGTCGGCAGTCTGGCTTCCACCCGCATCCCAACGACCCCCCACTCTTCTAT ACGGTTTCACACATAAGCATAGACAACACGGCGCCTGTGGAGATGGTGGACCTGAGAAGATGA
- the LOC126769296 gene encoding uncharacterized protein LOC126769296 isoform X1 produces MAQYQFLYLMVVAALGTAPCQSQNSFQDTITQDVTPPSLLKEVEDNSRYKTLEANATLLKLLVDDKDGVSRSEVFDMLHSKEDTPEHLALPTFPEDAEEGRVDVPVVPDSQAEFLQAEEPVPKDSHRRYAGTRGEPVGTAAGIMVAVTCSIVVLAYSALIVWRRIYLKKNGLKHELLRNEEIMAETRIEL; encoded by the exons ATGGCCCAGTACCAGTTCTTGTATTTGATGGTTGTGGCTGCTTTAG GAACAGCACCATGCCAGAGTCAAAACTCATTTCAAGACACAATAACACAAGATGTAACACCACCTAGCTTATTGAAAGAGGTAGAAGACAACAGCCGATACAAGACTTTGGAGGCAAATGCAACGCTTTTAAAACTTCTAGTTGACGACAAAGATGGAGTGAGCAG ATCCGAAGTATTTGATATGCTGCACTCAAAAGAAGATACACCCGAGCATCTCGCTTTACCAACATTCCCAGAAGATGCTGAAGAAGGTAGAGTCGACGTGCCGGTTGTACCTGACTCACAAGCTGAGTTCCTTCAAG CAGAAGAACCAGTGCCCAAGGATTCTCATAGACGGTATGCGGGAACACGCGGCGAGCCCGTCGGCACCGCGGCAGGGATTATGGTTGCGGTTACCTGCAGCATCGTCGTGCTCGCTTACTCTGCTCTTATTGTATGGAGACGGATATACTT gAAGAAAAATGGATTAAAGCACGAACTTCTACGGAATGAGGAAATTATGGCTGAAACAAGAATTGag TTATGA